The sequence AATTTGGTTAACATCCCAAAGCAAGTGAATTTGAGTACTGCTAATCATGAATGGTTAGGTGAAGGCTTTAAATCCTTTGAAGAGGCTGAAGATCCCATTAGATATGATTCCGTTCGTGGAGCGTTCTATGAAGGTGACGTTGCTTATAAAGGTACAGAAATCCGTAAGAAGAATCATATTCAGGTTTGCCTCCGTAATATGAATTGCATTAAGGGATTTTTCTTACCCCGTAGCTAAACTTGAAACTATTTTTTTTGCTAAGAAACCGTGGTGATTTTCACCACGGTTTTTATTATACATTTTATGATACAAACGCGTTTGAATGCTCAGATTTTGTATGGAAAATTGATTCTTTAGAGAGAAGTTCATGAGTATATTTGTTTTGAAATGAAATCTATATTTGAATATGATGATTATCGTTCCTATATGAACGATTACTACTTGTGGAAAAAGCGAACTTCTGCTTTTTCATGGCGAGAATTCGCGAAAAATAGTGGATTTACATCGCCTAACTATCTGAAGGTCGTTTGTGATGGAAAGAGCGGCTTGTCTGAGCCTGGAATTGAACACGTTGCTGAGGCGATGGACCTTATAG comes from Fibrobacter sp. UWEL and encodes:
- a CDS encoding TIGR02147 family protein; this encodes MKSIFEYDDYRSYMNDYYLWKKRTSAFSWREFAKNSGFTSPNYLKVVCDGKSGLSEPGIEHVAEAMDLIGAEREYFRKLVKFGLGKSFSVNSCAKSGFSHLLLG